The Benincasa hispida cultivar B227 chromosome 11, ASM972705v1, whole genome shotgun sequence genome has a segment encoding these proteins:
- the LOC120089685 gene encoding F-box protein At5g06550 isoform X1, whose product MLSSKTLLSRAIKRKKSKKITDRKIKSKAVSRDRNSVSKKSQIRECKEEDGEFGFGLKSSATSSNHGVQPLGNLYLASGTINTRNTGLGNMQTLTDELVLDVLGFLDATHLGVLASVSKSLYVFANHEPLWRNLVLDNIKGGFLYNKTWKSTYLAAFHPSFDDSVIGISGLRVRDFYSDHLFQSWLCANLEMKPEWLERDNIVRRKGISVEEFVLNFEEPNKPVLLEGCLDNWVAREKWNRDYLIQLCGDVRFSVGPVDMKLEEFFLYSDQAREERPLYLFDPKFADKVPRLGSEYDVPEYFKEDLFGVLGKERPDHRWIIIGPSGSGSSFHIDPNSTSAWNAVIKGSKKWVLFPPDVVPPGVHPSPDGAEVACPVSIIEWFMNFYAATKTWKKKPIECICKAGEVIFVPNGWWHLVINLEESIAITQNYVSRRNLLNVLDFLKRPNASMLVSGTKDRVNLYDKFKNAIDASFPGTVDQLARKSEEKATKQKKLSFWDSVADSNAGAFKFSF is encoded by the exons ATGTTAAGCTCCAAAACTCTGCTCTCTCGCGCcataaagaggaagaaaagcaagaaaattaCTGACAGGAAAATCAAGAGCAAAGCTGTTTCTCGAGATCGAAATTCCGTTTCCAAAAAGTCCCAAATTCGGGAATGCAAAGAAGAGGACGGTGAATTTGGTTTCGGCCTCAAATCCTCTGCAACATCTTCCAATCATGGGGTCCAACCATTAGGAAATCTCTATCTCGCTTCAGGCACCATTAACACGAGAAATACAGGTCTGGGTAATATGCAGACTTTGACTGACGAACTTGTTCTTGATGTTTTAGGGTTCCTCGATGCTACCCATTTAGGGGTTTTGGCTAGTGTGAGCAAATCGTTGTATGTTTTTGCTAATCATGAGCCTCTTTGGAGGAATCTTGTGTTGGATAATATTAAAGGTGGTTTTCTTTATAATAAAACTTGGAAATCTACTTATTTAGCTGCTTTTCATCCTTCATTTGATGATTCTGTTATTGGCATATCGGGTTTGAGAGTGAGGGATTTCTATTCTGATCATCTTTTTCAGAGTTGGCTTTGTGCTAACCTTGAAATGAAACCTGAGTGGCTCGAAAGAGATAACATTGTTAGAAGAAAAGGGATTTCAGTTGAAGAATTTGTATTGAACTTTGAAGAACCAAATAAGCCTGTGTTGTTGGAGGGATGTTTGGATAATTGGGTGGCCAGGGAAAAGTGGAATAGAGATTATTTGATTCAATTGTGTGGTGATGTTAGATTTTCAGTTGGGCCTGTAGATATGAAGCTTGAGGAGTTCTTTTTGTACTCTGATCAGGCAAGAGAGGAGAGACCATTATACCTGTTTGACCCCAAATTTGCAGACAAGGTTCCGAGATTGGGATCGGAATATGATGTTCCAGAGTACTTCAAAGAAGATTTATTTGGTGTTTTGGGGAAGGAAAGGCCAGATCATCGATGGATTATAATTGGACCGTCAGGATCTGGCTCGTCGTTCCACATAGATCCTAATTCAACCTCAGCTTGGAATGCGGTGATTAAGGGGTCCAAGAAGTGGGTTTTGTTTCCACCTGATGTAGTTCCGCCTGGAGTACACCCCAGCCCAGACGGTGCTGAAGTCGCTTGCCCTGTTTCGATTATTGAATGGTTCATGAACTTTTATGCTGCAACCAAGACTTGGAAAAAGAAGCCTATAGAGTGCATCTGCAAGGCTGGGGAAGTGATCTTTGTGCCAAATGGATGGTGGCATTTGGTGATAAACTTGGAGGAGTCCATTGCCATCACACAGAATTATGTCAGCAG AAGAAATCTATTGAATGTCTTGGATTTCCTTAAAAGACCAAATGCAAGCATGTTGGTTTCTGGAACAAAAGATCGTGTGAATCTGtatgataaatttaaaaatgctATCGATGCTTCTTTCCCCGGAACCGTTGATCAGTTGGCTCGGAAATCCGAAGAGAAGGCGACCAAACAGAAGAAACTTTCTTT
- the LOC120089685 gene encoding F-box protein At5g06550 isoform X2, with product MLSSKTLLSRAIKRKKSKKITDRKIKSKAVSRDRNSVSKKSQIRECKEEDGEFGFGLKSSATSSNHGVQPLGNLYLASGTINTRNTGLGNMQTLTDELVLDVLGFLDATHLGVLASVSKSLYVFANHEPLWRNLVLDNIKGGFLYNKTWKSTYLAAFHPSFDDSVIGISGLRVRDFYSDHLFQSWLCANLEMKPEWLERDNIVRRKGISVEEFVLNFEEPNKPVLLEGCLDNWVAREKWNRDYLIQLCGDVRFSVGPVDMKLEEFFLYSDQAREERPLYLFDPKFADKVPRLGSEYDVPEYFKEDLFGVLGKERPDHRWIIIGPSGSGSSFHIDPNSTSAWNAVIKGSKKWVLFPPDVVPPGVHPSPDGAEVACPVSIIEWFMNFYAATKTWKKKPIECICKAGEVIFVPNGWWHLVINLEESIAITQNYVSSTEDGLGHRGTADACSSKSAKRSGWGVKVGSYFRHSIS from the exons ATGTTAAGCTCCAAAACTCTGCTCTCTCGCGCcataaagaggaagaaaagcaagaaaattaCTGACAGGAAAATCAAGAGCAAAGCTGTTTCTCGAGATCGAAATTCCGTTTCCAAAAAGTCCCAAATTCGGGAATGCAAAGAAGAGGACGGTGAATTTGGTTTCGGCCTCAAATCCTCTGCAACATCTTCCAATCATGGGGTCCAACCATTAGGAAATCTCTATCTCGCTTCAGGCACCATTAACACGAGAAATACAGGTCTGGGTAATATGCAGACTTTGACTGACGAACTTGTTCTTGATGTTTTAGGGTTCCTCGATGCTACCCATTTAGGGGTTTTGGCTAGTGTGAGCAAATCGTTGTATGTTTTTGCTAATCATGAGCCTCTTTGGAGGAATCTTGTGTTGGATAATATTAAAGGTGGTTTTCTTTATAATAAAACTTGGAAATCTACTTATTTAGCTGCTTTTCATCCTTCATTTGATGATTCTGTTATTGGCATATCGGGTTTGAGAGTGAGGGATTTCTATTCTGATCATCTTTTTCAGAGTTGGCTTTGTGCTAACCTTGAAATGAAACCTGAGTGGCTCGAAAGAGATAACATTGTTAGAAGAAAAGGGATTTCAGTTGAAGAATTTGTATTGAACTTTGAAGAACCAAATAAGCCTGTGTTGTTGGAGGGATGTTTGGATAATTGGGTGGCCAGGGAAAAGTGGAATAGAGATTATTTGATTCAATTGTGTGGTGATGTTAGATTTTCAGTTGGGCCTGTAGATATGAAGCTTGAGGAGTTCTTTTTGTACTCTGATCAGGCAAGAGAGGAGAGACCATTATACCTGTTTGACCCCAAATTTGCAGACAAGGTTCCGAGATTGGGATCGGAATATGATGTTCCAGAGTACTTCAAAGAAGATTTATTTGGTGTTTTGGGGAAGGAAAGGCCAGATCATCGATGGATTATAATTGGACCGTCAGGATCTGGCTCGTCGTTCCACATAGATCCTAATTCAACCTCAGCTTGGAATGCGGTGATTAAGGGGTCCAAGAAGTGGGTTTTGTTTCCACCTGATGTAGTTCCGCCTGGAGTACACCCCAGCCCAGACGGTGCTGAAGTCGCTTGCCCTGTTTCGATTATTGAATGGTTCATGAACTTTTATGCTGCAACCAAGACTTGGAAAAAGAAGCCTATAGAGTGCATCTGCAAGGCTGGGGAAGTGATCTTTGTGCCAAATGGATGGTGGCATTTGGTGATAAACTTGGAGGAGTCCATTGCCATCACACAGAATTATGTCAGCAG TACTGAGGACGGCCTAGGACACAGGGGCACGGCCGATGCTTGTTCGAGTAAGTCTGCCAAGAGGTCGGGATGGGGAGTAAAAGTTGGTAGTTACTTTAGGCATTCTATAAGTTAG